Proteins from one Bacteroides zhangwenhongii genomic window:
- the trkA gene encoding Trk system potassium transporter TrkA: MKIIIAGAGNVGTHLAKLLSREKQDIILMDDDEEKLSALSSNFDLLTVAASPSSISGLKEVGVKEADLFIAVTPDESRNMTACMLATNLGAKKTVARIDNYEYLLPKNKEFFQKLGVDSLIYPEMLAAKEIVSSMRMSWVRQWWEFCGGALVLIGTKMRKKAEILNIPLHQLGGPTIPYHVVAIKRGTETIIPRGDDVIKLNDIVYFTTTRKYIPYIRKIAGKEDYADVRNVMIMGGSRIAVRTAQYVPDYMQVKIVDNDINRCNRLTELLDDKTMIINGDGRDMDLLIEEGLKNTEAFVALTGNSETNILACLAAKRMGVEKTVAEVENIDYIGMAESLDIGTVINKKMIAASHIYQMMLDADVSNVKCLTFANADVAEFTVPAGAKITKHLIKDLGLPKGTTIGGMIRNGEGILVTGDTLVQPGDHVVVFCLSMMIKKIEKFFH, encoded by the coding sequence ATGAAGATCATTATTGCCGGTGCCGGCAACGTAGGCACCCATCTGGCCAAATTGTTATCGCGCGAAAAGCAAGATATTATCTTGATGGATGATGACGAAGAGAAGCTAAGCGCTCTCAGCTCTAACTTCGACTTGCTGACAGTTGCCGCCTCTCCTTCTTCCATTTCCGGACTAAAAGAGGTGGGTGTCAAAGAGGCCGATCTGTTTATCGCAGTCACTCCGGATGAGAGCCGCAATATGACTGCCTGTATGCTGGCTACCAACTTGGGAGCAAAGAAGACAGTAGCGCGTATCGACAACTACGAATATCTTCTGCCTAAAAACAAAGAGTTCTTCCAGAAACTGGGAGTAGATTCATTGATCTATCCGGAAATGTTGGCTGCTAAAGAGATCGTATCTTCCATGCGTATGAGCTGGGTACGTCAATGGTGGGAGTTTTGCGGAGGAGCACTCGTGCTGATCGGTACAAAGATGCGTAAGAAAGCGGAAATTCTAAATATTCCCCTACATCAATTAGGCGGTCCCACCATTCCATATCACGTAGTAGCCATCAAACGTGGAACGGAAACCATTATCCCGCGCGGAGACGACGTAATCAAACTAAATGATATTGTTTACTTCACCACTACTCGCAAATATATTCCTTATATACGTAAGATAGCCGGGAAAGAGGATTATGCCGACGTGCGTAATGTAATGATTATGGGTGGAAGCCGCATCGCTGTCCGTACCGCCCAATATGTGCCGGACTATATGCAGGTAAAAATCGTCGATAATGATATCAACCGTTGCAACCGACTGACCGAGTTATTGGATGACAAGACGATGATTATCAACGGGGACGGCCGTGACATGGATCTTCTTATTGAAGAAGGGCTGAAAAACACAGAAGCCTTCGTTGCCCTGACCGGGAATTCCGAAACCAACATCCTTGCCTGTCTCGCCGCCAAACGCATGGGAGTGGAAAAGACAGTTGCGGAGGTGGAGAATATCGACTATATCGGCATGGCGGAAAGTCTCGACATCGGCACGGTTATCAATAAAAAAATGATCGCCGCCAGCCACATCTACCAGATGATGCTGGATGCTGATGTGTCTAATGTAAAATGCCTGACATTCGCCAATGCGGATGTTGCAGAGTTTACCGTTCCCGCCGGAGCTAAGATAACCAAGCATTTAATCAAAGACTTAGGGCTCCCGAAAGGAACTACCATCGGAGGTATGATCCGTAATGGAGAGGGAATACTGGTAACCGGCGATACGTTGGTCCAACCGGGTGACCACGTAGTGGTATTCTGCCTGAGTATGATGATTAAGAAAATTGAGAAGTTCTTTCATTAA
- a CDS encoding TrkH family potassium uptake protein produces MINSKMIFRILGFLLLIETAMLLCCGGVSLFYEEGDLKSFLISSALSAGIGIVLLAIGKGAEKSLNRRDGYVIVSVAWVTFSLFGMLPYYIGGYIPNVADAFFETMSGFSSTGATILNNIESMPHGILFWRAMTQWIGGLGIVFFTIAVLPIFGVGGIQVFAAEASGPTHDKVHPRIGVTAKWIWGIYAGMTGTLIILLTVGGMSIFDSVCHAFTTTSTGGFSTKQASIEYYHSPYIDYVISIFMFLSGINFTLLLLMFNGKIKKFIHDAELKFYFLCVSFFTIFIAVWLYQTSPMSVEEAFRKSLFQVISLQTSTGFATADYMLWPSILWGCLLIVMIIGACAGSTTGGIKCIRMVILFKVVKNEFKHILHPNAVLPVRVNKQVISPSIQSTVLAFTFLYAVISIISILIMMGFGVGFLESVGTVISSMGNMGPGLGTCGPAFSWSELPDAAKWLLSFLMLLGRLELFTVLLLFTSDFWKKN; encoded by the coding sequence ATGATTAACTCGAAGATGATATTCCGGATTCTGGGCTTTCTGCTTCTGATAGAAACAGCCATGTTACTATGCTGCGGAGGTGTCTCGCTCTTCTATGAAGAAGGGGATTTAAAAAGTTTCCTAATCTCATCAGCTCTTTCTGCCGGTATAGGCATTGTATTGCTCGCCATCGGCAAAGGGGCGGAAAAATCACTCAACCGACGTGACGGATATGTCATTGTCAGTGTGGCGTGGGTTACATTTTCCCTTTTCGGGATGTTACCTTATTATATAGGAGGATATATTCCCAATGTCGCCGACGCATTCTTCGAGACAATGTCCGGATTCAGCAGTACCGGTGCCACTATCTTGAACAATATCGAATCAATGCCTCACGGAATCCTATTCTGGCGTGCAATGACGCAATGGATAGGTGGTTTGGGAATTGTATTCTTCACCATTGCCGTCCTACCGATTTTCGGTGTGGGAGGTATCCAGGTATTTGCAGCGGAAGCCAGCGGACCGACGCACGACAAAGTGCATCCCCGTATTGGTGTCACCGCCAAATGGATATGGGGAATCTATGCCGGAATGACGGGAACTCTGATTATATTACTGACAGTGGGAGGCATGAGCATATTTGACAGTGTATGTCATGCTTTCACAACAACCAGTACAGGTGGCTTTTCCACCAAACAGGCCAGTATCGAGTATTACCATTCGCCTTATATAGATTATGTAATCTCTATTTTCATGTTCCTTTCAGGTATCAACTTTACGTTGCTACTGCTCATGTTCAATGGTAAAATAAAGAAATTTATCCATGATGCGGAACTGAAATTCTATTTCCTATGCGTATCTTTCTTCACCATATTCATTGCAGTCTGGCTCTATCAGACTTCTCCGATGAGCGTGGAAGAAGCATTCCGCAAATCCCTCTTCCAAGTTATTTCACTACAGACTTCGACAGGATTCGCCACAGCCGACTATATGCTCTGGCCTTCTATTCTTTGGGGGTGTCTCCTTATCGTAATGATCATCGGAGCCTGTGCAGGCAGTACAACCGGAGGTATCAAATGTATCCGCATGGTGATCCTCTTCAAGGTAGTAAAAAATGAATTCAAACATATCCTGCATCCCAATGCCGTACTTCCGGTACGGGTGAACAAACAGGTTATCTCCCCTTCCATCCAATCCACAGTATTGGCCTTCACCTTTTTGTACGCGGTAATTTCTATTATCAGCATACTCATTATGATGGGCTTTGGAGTCGGTTTTCTGGAGTCAGTGGGAACAGTTATCTCAAGTATGGGCAATATGGGACCGGGACTTGGCACGTGTGGTCCGGCTTTCTCATGGAGTGAATTGCCCGATGCAGCCAAATGGCTGCTTTCCTTCCTAATGCTGTTGGGGCGTCTGGAATTATTTACGGTATTATTGCTTTTCACTTCCGACTTTTGGAAGAAGAACTAA
- a CDS encoding NADH-quinone oxidoreductase subunit A: protein MNFTFLVVVLLTALAFVGVVIALSRAISPRSYNAQKFEAYECGIPTRGKSWMQFRVGYYLFAILFLMFDVETAFLFPWAVVMQDLGPQGLVSILFFFIILVLGLAYAWRKGALEWK from the coding sequence ATGAATTTTACATTTTTAGTTGTTGTTTTACTGACAGCGCTTGCTTTTGTCGGTGTGGTGATAGCTCTTTCACGCGCTATCTCTCCCCGTTCGTACAACGCACAAAAATTCGAGGCTTACGAATGCGGTATCCCGACACGTGGTAAATCATGGATGCAGTTCCGTGTGGGCTATTACCTGTTTGCCATCCTGTTCCTGATGTTCGACGTTGAAACAGCTTTTCTGTTTCCATGGGCAGTGGTCATGCAAGATTTAGGCCCGCAGGGACTTGTTAGTATTCTCTTCTTCTTTATTATCTTAGTTCTGGGCCTTGCGTATGCCTGGAGGAAAGGAGCTTTGGAATGGAAATAA
- a CDS encoding NADH-quinone oxidoreductase subunit B: MEITKKPKIKSIPYEEFIDNESLEKLVKELNAGGANVALGVLDDFINWGRSNSLWPLTFATSCCGIEFMALGAARYDMARFGFEVARASPRQADMIMVCGTITNKMAPVLKRLYDQMPDPKYVIAVGGCAVSGGPFKKSYHVVNGVDKILPVDVYIPGCPPRPEAFYYGMMQLQRKVKIERFFGGVNRKEKKPDYLNNEE; the protein is encoded by the coding sequence ATGGAAATAACCAAAAAGCCAAAAATAAAATCAATTCCTTATGAGGAGTTCATTGACAATGAATCATTGGAAAAGTTGGTCAAAGAGCTCAATGCCGGAGGGGCAAACGTCGCTCTCGGAGTTCTTGACGACTTCATCAACTGGGGACGCAGCAATTCACTGTGGCCGCTTACTTTTGCAACCAGTTGTTGCGGTATCGAATTTATGGCACTGGGTGCCGCCCGTTATGACATGGCCCGCTTCGGGTTTGAAGTAGCCCGTGCCAGTCCGCGCCAGGCTGATATGATTATGGTATGTGGAACAATCACTAATAAGATGGCTCCGGTATTGAAACGACTGTACGATCAAATGCCCGATCCGAAGTATGTAATTGCTGTAGGCGGATGCGCTGTTAGCGGAGGTCCTTTCAAGAAATCCTATCATGTGGTGAATGGAGTAGACAAGATTCTCCCGGTCGATGTATACATTCCCGGATGCCCGCCACGTCCCGAAGCTTTCTATTATGGCATGATGCAATTGCAACGCAAAGTGAAAATAGAACGATTCTTTGGTGGAGTGAACAGAAAAGAGAAGAAGCCGGACTATTTAAATAATGAAGAATAA
- a CDS encoding NADH-quinone oxidoreductase subunit D has protein sequence MQEIQFIAPAALHDEMLRLRNEKQMDFLESLTGMDWGVADEKDAPEKLRGLGVVYHLESTVTGERIALKTATTNREQPEIPSVSDIWKIADFYEREVFDYYGITFIGHPDMRRLYLRNDWVGHPMRKDNDPEKDNPLCMTNEETFDTTQEIELNPDGTIKNKETRLFGEEEYVVNIGPQHPATHGVMRFRVSLEGEIIRKIDANCGYIHRGIEKMNESLTYPQTLALTDRLDYLGAHQNRHALCMCIEKAMGIEVSERVQYIRTIMDELQRIDSHLLFYSCLAMDLGALTAFFYGFRDREKILDIFEETCGGRLIMNYNTIGGVQADLHPNFVKRVKEFIPYLRGVIHEYHDIFTGNIIAQSRMKGVGVLSREDAISFGCTGGTGRASGWACDVRKRMPYGVYDKVDFKEIIYTEGDCFARYLVRMDEIMESLNIIEQLIDNIPEGPYQEKMKPIIRVPEGSYYAAVEGSRGEFGVFLESQGDKTPYRLHYRSTGLPLVAAIDTICRGAKIADLIAIGGTIDYVVPDIDR, from the coding sequence ATGCAAGAAATACAATTTATAGCCCCTGCAGCATTACACGACGAGATGTTGCGCTTGCGAAATGAGAAGCAGATGGACTTTCTCGAAAGCCTTACCGGTATGGACTGGGGAGTGGCAGATGAGAAAGACGCTCCGGAGAAGCTCCGTGGATTAGGCGTAGTCTATCATTTGGAATCTACCGTTACGGGCGAACGAATAGCACTGAAAACTGCGACAACAAACCGCGAACAACCGGAAATCCCGTCTGTCAGCGATATATGGAAAATAGCCGACTTCTATGAACGGGAAGTTTTCGATTACTATGGTATCACCTTTATAGGTCATCCTGATATGCGCCGTCTTTACCTGCGCAATGACTGGGTAGGTCATCCGATGCGCAAAGACAATGATCCAGAAAAAGACAACCCGCTCTGCATGACCAATGAGGAGACGTTCGATACAACTCAAGAAATCGAGCTGAACCCTGACGGAACAATTAAAAACAAAGAAACCAGACTTTTCGGGGAAGAAGAATATGTGGTCAACATCGGTCCGCAGCACCCTGCTACACATGGTGTTATGCGTTTCCGTGTTTCACTAGAAGGTGAGATCATCCGTAAGATTGACGCCAACTGCGGTTATATCCATCGGGGTATCGAAAAGATGAATGAAAGCCTCACTTATCCGCAAACACTGGCCTTGACAGACCGTCTTGACTATCTGGGTGCGCATCAGAATCGTCACGCATTATGTATGTGTATTGAGAAAGCGATGGGTATCGAAGTAAGTGAACGTGTGCAATATATCCGCACGATCATGGACGAATTGCAACGTATTGATTCTCACTTGTTATTCTACTCCTGTCTGGCTATGGACTTAGGAGCCTTGACAGCTTTCTTCTATGGATTCCGCGACCGCGAAAAGATCCTTGATATCTTTGAAGAGACTTGTGGCGGACGTTTGATTATGAACTACAACACGATTGGCGGTGTACAGGCTGACCTTCATCCTAACTTCGTCAAACGAGTAAAAGAGTTCATTCCTTATTTAAGAGGAGTTATCCACGAATACCACGATATATTTACAGGCAATATCATTGCACAAAGCCGTATGAAAGGTGTCGGTGTATTGAGTCGTGAAGATGCGATTTCTTTTGGTTGTACGGGAGGTACGGGCCGCGCTTCAGGATGGGCCTGCGATGTACGCAAACGAATGCCATACGGTGTATATGACAAAGTGGATTTCAAGGAAATCATTTATACGGAAGGCGACTGTTTTGCCCGTTATCTGGTACGTATGGACGAAATCATGGAAAGCCTGAATATCATCGAGCAATTGATAGACAATATTCCCGAAGGGCCTTATCAGGAAAAGATGAAACCCATCATCCGCGTTCCTGAAGGAAGTTATTATGCCGCTGTGGAAGGAAGTCGCGGTGAGTTCGGCGTATTCCTCGAAAGCCAAGGTGACAAAACCCCTTATCGTCTCCACTACCGTTCTACCGGTTTGCCGCTTGTTGCAGCGATAGACACGATCTGTCGGGGAGCCAAGATAGCCGATTTGATCGCTATTGGCGGAACAATAGACTACGTAGTTCCGGATATAGACCGGTAA
- the nuoH gene encoding NADH-quinone oxidoreductase subunit NuoH yields MFDFSIVTNWIHELLLSVMPEGLAIFIECVAVGVCLVALYAILAIILIYMERKVCGFFQCRLGPNRVGKWGSIQVVCDVLKMLTKEIFMPKGADHFLYNLAPFMVIIASFLTFACIPFNKGAAILNFNVGVFFLLAASSIGVVGILLAGWGSNNKFSLIGAMRSGAQIISYELSVGMSIMTMVVLMGTMQFSEIVEGQANGWFIFKGHIPAVIAFIIYLIAGNAECNRGPFDLPEAESELTAGYHTEYSGMGFGFFYLAEYLNLFIVASVAATIFLGGWMPLHIVGLDGFNAVMDYIPGFIWFFGKAFFVVFLLMWIKWTFPRLRIDQILNLEWKYLVPISMVNLLLMACCVAFGLHF; encoded by the coding sequence ATGTTCGACTTTAGTATAGTAACAAACTGGATACATGAGCTACTCCTCTCCGTCATGCCGGAAGGATTGGCCATCTTTATAGAATGTGTGGCTGTCGGTGTGTGCCTTGTTGCATTGTACGCCATCCTCGCCATCATCCTAATCTACATGGAACGTAAGGTTTGCGGTTTCTTCCAATGCCGTCTCGGTCCGAACCGTGTCGGTAAATGGGGTTCTATCCAAGTGGTATGCGACGTGCTGAAAATGCTGACAAAGGAAATCTTCATGCCGAAAGGCGCCGATCATTTCCTCTACAACCTTGCTCCATTTATGGTAATTATCGCTTCATTCCTCACTTTCGCCTGCATTCCTTTCAACAAGGGAGCGGCGATTCTGAATTTCAATGTAGGTGTATTCTTCCTGCTGGCTGCTTCCAGTATCGGTGTGGTCGGTATTTTGCTCGCCGGATGGGGTAGTAACAATAAGTTCTCTCTGATTGGCGCCATGCGAAGCGGAGCGCAAATTATCAGTTATGAACTTTCCGTCGGCATGAGTATCATGACGATGGTAGTACTGATGGGAACCATGCAATTCTCTGAGATTGTGGAAGGACAAGCCAACGGATGGTTTATCTTCAAAGGACATATTCCTGCCGTGATTGCCTTTATCATCTACCTGATTGCCGGAAACGCTGAATGTAACCGTGGTCCGTTCGACCTTCCCGAAGCGGAAAGTGAGCTGACAGCCGGATACCACACCGAATATTCCGGTATGGGTTTCGGTTTCTTCTACTTGGCGGAATACCTGAATCTGTTTATCGTAGCCAGCGTTGCCGCCACTATCTTTTTAGGAGGATGGATGCCGTTGCACATTGTCGGGCTGGATGGATTCAATGCCGTGATGGATTACATTCCCGGTTTCATCTGGTTCTTCGGTAAGGCATTCTTTGTAGTATTCCTGCTGATGTGGATCAAATGGACTTTCCCACGTTTGCGTATCGACCAGATTCTGAATCTGGAATGGAAATATCTGGTTCCTATCTCTATGGTAAACCTATTATTAATGGCATGTTGCGTAGCCTTCGGCCTCCACTTTTGA
- a CDS encoding 4Fe-4S binding protein, which produces MEYKDKKYTYLGGLVHGISTLATGMKTSIKVYFRKKVTEQYPENRKELKMFDRFRGTLNMPHNENNEHRCVACGLCQMACPNDTIKVTGETIETEDGKKKKILAKYEYDLGSCIFCQLCVNACPHDAITFDQNFEHAVFDRTKLVLQLNRPGSKVIEKKKEV; this is translated from the coding sequence ATGGAATATAAAGATAAAAAATATACGTACTTAGGTGGTCTGGTGCATGGCATCAGTACACTGGCAACGGGTATGAAAACCAGTATCAAGGTGTACTTCCGCAAGAAAGTGACCGAGCAATATCCCGAGAACCGTAAGGAACTGAAAATGTTTGACCGGTTCCGCGGAACACTGAATATGCCCCACAATGAGAATAATGAACATCGCTGCGTAGCTTGTGGATTGTGCCAGATGGCTTGTCCGAATGACACTATCAAAGTGACCGGCGAAACAATCGAAACGGAAGACGGCAAAAAGAAGAAAATCCTGGCTAAATACGAATATGACTTAGGATCTTGCATCTTCTGCCAACTTTGTGTGAATGCGTGTCCGCATGATGCCATCACGTTCGACCAGAACTTCGAACACGCAGTATTCGACCGGACGAAGCTCGTCTTGCAACTGAACCGTCCCGGCAGTAAAGTAATAGAAAAGAAAAAAGAAGTATAG
- a CDS encoding NADH-quinone oxidoreductase subunit J family protein — protein sequence MGSTLETVVFYFLAAFIIAMSIMTVTTQRIVRSATYLLFVLFGTAGIYFLLGYTFLGSVQIMVYAGGIVVLYVFSILLTSGEGDRAERLKRSRFLAGLFTMIAGLAIILFITLKHNFMQTANLAPQEINIHTIGHALLSSDKYGYVLPFEAVSILLLACIIGGIMIARKR from the coding sequence ATGGGATCAACACTTGAAACAGTAGTATTCTACTTTTTGGCAGCATTTATTATTGCTATGTCCATCATGACGGTGACTACCCAACGCATTGTCCGCTCGGCTACTTACCTGCTCTTCGTGCTTTTCGGCACGGCGGGTATCTACTTCTTGCTGGGCTACACCTTTCTGGGCTCTGTCCAGATTATGGTTTACGCCGGTGGTATCGTTGTGCTTTATGTATTCTCCATCCTGCTGACCAGTGGAGAGGGTGACCGTGCCGAAAGGCTGAAACGAAGCAGATTCCTGGCAGGACTCTTTACAATGATTGCCGGTCTGGCGATAATCCTGTTCATCACGCTGAAGCACAACTTCATGCAGACAGCCAATCTTGCCCCGCAGGAGATAAACATCCATACGATCGGACACGCTTTGCTGAGTAGCGACAAGTACGGTTATGTACTGCCTTTCGAAGCAGTCAGTATCTTATTGCTGGCCTGTATCATCGGTGGAATCATGATCGCCCGCAAACGTTAA
- the nuoK gene encoding NADH-quinone oxidoreductase subunit NuoK, protein MIHMEYYLVVSTIMMFAGIYGFFTRRNTLAILISVELMLNATDINFAVFNRFLFPGGMEGYFFALFSIAISAAETAIAIAIMINIYRNLRSIQVRNLDDLKW, encoded by the coding sequence ATGATACACATGGAATATTATCTGGTGGTCTCTACCATCATGATGTTTGCAGGAATCTATGGATTCTTTACCCGCCGCAACACGCTGGCTATCCTGATTTCCGTAGAGTTGATGCTAAACGCTACAGATATCAACTTCGCCGTGTTCAACCGTTTTCTCTTTCCGGGAGGAATGGAGGGCTATTTCTTTGCATTGTTTTCCATCGCCATCTCGGCTGCGGAAACCGCAATAGCCATCGCGATTATGATTAACATTTACCGTAACCTCCGAAGCATCCAGGTACGCAATCTGGACGACTTGAAATGGTAA
- the nuoL gene encoding NADH-quinone oxidoreductase subunit L, whose protein sequence is MELTILILLLPFFSFLLLGIGGKWMSHRTAGAIGTSVLGAVAVLSYVTAFQYFSAPRLEDGTFATLIPYNFTWLPFTETLHFDLGILLDPISVMMLIVISTVSLMVHIYSFGYMKGEIGFQRYYAFLSLFTMSMLGLVVATNIFQMYLFWELVGVSSYLLIGFYYTKPAAISASKKAFIVTRFADLGFLIGILIYGYYGGTFGFTPDTVSLVSGGAAMLPLALGLMFVGGAGKSAMFPLHIWLPDAMEGPTPVSALIHAATMVVAGVYLVARMFPLFIEYAPNTLHMVAWVGAITAFYAASVACVQSDIKRVLAFSTISQIGFMMVALGVCTSMNPHEGGLGYMASMFHLFTHAMFKALLFLGAGSIIHAVHSNEMSAMGGLRKYMPITHWTFLIACLAIAGIPPFSGFFSKDEILAACFQYSPVMGWVMTVIAAMTAFYMFRLYYGIFWGKENKELHAHHTPHESPLAMTFPLMFLAAVTCGAGFIPFGHFISSNGESYSIHLDPSVAITSVVIAIISIAIATWMYKNAKQPVADSLAKQFKGLHKAAYHRFYIDEIYQFITHKIIFRCISTPIAWWDRHVVDGFFDFLAWATNATSDEIRGLQSGQVQQYAYVFLCGALALILLLVL, encoded by the coding sequence ATGGAACTAACAATTCTAATACTCCTTCTTCCTTTTTTCTCCTTTCTCCTATTGGGAATCGGGGGAAAATGGATGTCACACCGGACGGCAGGCGCCATCGGTACGTCGGTACTGGGAGCGGTAGCAGTACTGTCTTACGTGACTGCTTTCCAATATTTCTCAGCCCCACGACTGGAAGACGGAACATTTGCCACATTGATACCTTATAATTTCACGTGGCTACCTTTTACAGAGACGTTACATTTCGATTTGGGCATTCTGCTCGATCCTATATCCGTAATGATGCTGATTGTCATCTCCACCGTGTCACTGATGGTACACATCTACTCCTTCGGTTACATGAAAGGCGAGATCGGTTTTCAACGTTATTACGCTTTCCTTTCCCTGTTCACCATGTCAATGCTGGGATTGGTAGTAGCTACAAACATTTTCCAGATGTATCTTTTCTGGGAGTTAGTGGGCGTAAGCTCTTATCTATTAATCGGATTCTACTATACAAAACCTGCTGCAATCTCCGCCTCCAAGAAAGCGTTTATTGTCACTCGTTTTGCAGACTTAGGGTTCCTCATCGGTATCCTGATTTACGGATATTACGGAGGAACGTTCGGTTTTACTCCGGATACGGTATCGCTGGTTAGCGGCGGAGCGGCCATGCTTCCATTAGCTCTCGGATTAATGTTCGTAGGTGGTGCCGGAAAGAGTGCGATGTTCCCGCTACATATCTGGTTGCCGGATGCAATGGAAGGTCCTACTCCTGTCAGCGCCTTGATTCATGCGGCTACGATGGTAGTTGCCGGAGTCTATCTGGTGGCACGTATGTTTCCGCTCTTCATCGAATATGCTCCGAATACGTTGCACATGGTTGCCTGGGTAGGTGCAATCACTGCCTTTTATGCAGCAAGTGTAGCCTGTGTACAATCGGATATCAAACGTGTACTCGCATTCTCTACCATCTCGCAAATTGGTTTTATGATGGTGGCCTTAGGAGTTTGTACATCAATGAATCCTCATGAAGGCGGTTTGGGATACATGGCATCCATGTTCCACCTTTTCACGCACGCCATGTTCAAGGCGCTGCTCTTCCTCGGTGCCGGTAGCATTATCCATGCGGTACACTCCAATGAGATGTCGGCTATGGGCGGATTACGCAAATATATGCCGATTACCCATTGGACATTCCTGATTGCTTGTCTCGCCATCGCGGGTATCCCCCCATTCTCGGGTTTCTTCTCGAAAGATGAGATTCTGGCAGCTTGCTTCCAATACAGCCCTGTAATGGGTTGGGTGATGACGGTAATCGCCGCTATGACCGCTTTTTATATGTTCCGCCTTTATTACGGTATCTTCTGGGGAAAAGAGAACAAAGAACTTCATGCGCATCACACTCCCCATGAAAGTCCGTTGGCTATGACTTTCCCATTGATGTTTTTGGCAGCAGTGACTTGTGGAGCCGGATTTATTCCTTTCGGACACTTTATCAGTTCCAACGGTGAGTCCTACTCCATTCATCTTGACCCATCAGTGGCTATCACAAGTGTTGTTATCGCGATTATTTCCATTGCCATCGCGACCTGGATGTATAAGAACGCCAAACAGCCTGTCGCCGATTCGCTGGCTAAACAGTTCAAGGGATTGCATAAGGCTGCCTATCACCGTTTCTATATTGACGAGATATACCAGTTCATTACGCATAAGATTATTTTCCGTTGCATCTCTACTCCTATCGCATGGTGGGACCGTCATGTCGTAGACGGATTCTTTGACTTCCTGGCATGGGCGACGAATGCGACAAGCGACGAGATTCGCGGCTTACAGAGCGGTCAGGTACAACAATATGCGTATGTGTTCCTTTGCGGTGCACTGGCACTTATTCTGCTGCTGGTTCTCTAA